Part of the Uloborus diversus isolate 005 chromosome 2, Udiv.v.3.1, whole genome shotgun sequence genome, tcacaatttctatacataattttccattttgtatcggaggtttttaaaattaagtgtAGTTTGATCTATTCAAGAAATCTAAATTGAGAATTAACTTagtaaattctaaagcagtcgTGTAGGTCATCAAATAACTCAAGCTCAATGAAGGGAATATAGCACATAATTTAGCACTTTTTACTACGAatagcaaagaaaaagaaatctataaAACAGTTAGTTGAAATAGCTAAATAGCTTCAATTAAACCCTTTTAAATAGGCTTTGAACCTTAAATTGGTTGATATTCCTACTACTCTACAACTGTACAGTGTACACCAGTCTATAACTCtctataattttcctttttttttttttttttttggcatcttaATGCTGCACAATGTCTGCCCAAAAAACAAAACTGCAGCACTTAGTGATAACTACAGAGAGCCATTGCTTTTTGGAGTgtgttattgatttaaaaaaaataaatacttgtaaaaaaaacattatctagTTCTCTTAATAATATATGCCTATGCTAAAAATTCACTTCTAAGATAAAAATTCACAAGCTCTTAACAGATAAATTGTGGACTAAAGTGAAATTATAGAAAACACTCAAGTGAAATCCATTTCTTAAAAGGAACATTTATACATCACACATGagaaaatattaaagcagtacaaaaaaaaaaagaaataacaaaaataaaaaagcaattgcACTTTTAATTCTGCATGAGATAATTTGATTTACAAAGCATGATGAATTCCGAAACAGGGTCATTTTCACCTTCAGGTCGCACAGTACCTCTGATCTCTTCATTCTCCACCAGAGGCAAAAACAGATTCACGAATTCCGCTGTGTAGGGCGGAGCAATAATATCCAGAACCTCAGTGACAAAGTACCGAATCAGGGATATATCAGTGTCTTGCCGTTGCCAACAAGTCTTGATGTAGTTCACGACCGACACGGCACAGCCACGGCTCAATAAATGCACCATTCTAtccaaaagcattttcttcatcTCCAGTTGCACCAGTACGTCCAAGTCCTCCTGTGGCATCTCGAAAAGTCTGATCAGCAGGTCCAAGACCTTCTGATGGAGAGTGTTGTGCAAGGTGGCCACTTCATCTAAGAGGGCCAGGTGCAATGGAGTGTGCTCTGTAGAGAGTTTGAAGTAACTCTTCTCAGAGACGGTGAAATCCACCCACCTGACCACTCCGAGGGCAACAACTGGAAACCTGATGCAATTGTATAAGGTACCCAACTCTGGAATGAGCTCTGATGAACCTTTTTTCTCATTGCAGATCATATGAACCTTTTCGATAGCTTGTGTTGTCGCTTTGAGCTCTTCCTTGATAACGCCCTTTCTCACcatttttttatatgtttcatGAATGCTAACAGCATAAGCAAGAAGATAAATATATTTTGGTTTATGCTCCGGATTGATCTTTGTTCCTGGTTTGAAAAGAGAATCCATGAGCAGGTCGAGAAATTGAGGCACTCGAATCAGTTCAACTGGAGGTGGTTCAGTAGCTTGATACATCTTGAAGAGAATCGTGATATCGGCCGGGTTCAGGGCATTTTTGCTCAGCATAGCTGAAAGAGCCTGGCAAGCACGAGGAACAGCAGCCGCTCCATTCAAAGCCATCGTGATGGGAGTTGCATCATGCTCTGTTCCTTGAACATATTTGCTGGTTTCTTGTGAAAGACGTTTTATATTTGAGCCCCCTCGCGGTTCCTGTGCCAACAAATGCAACAGTGTCTGACTGTAGAGGTATGTGTGCTCTCCATGACAAACCATTCTTGTAAACT contains:
- the LOC129216278 gene encoding negative elongation factor D-like; amino-acid sequence: MMDDEYDDDIDNDRGWYDDTNMDHDSNSPLAEDLELRNAQIQAECLEKFSSQDFIMEPEIFVQLKRYFQSGGNPEQVVDLLSENYHAIAQTANLLAEWLILAGMKISEVQALVEDHLREVIIRHFDPKKADSIFTEEGDTPSWLTEMIEHHTWRSLIYKLAEDYPDCLMLNFTIKLISDAGFQGEITSISTASQQLEVFSRILKTSIANFLEGGEEELHKNLHEFTRMVCHGEHTYLYSQTLLHLLAQEPRGGSNIKRLSQETSKYVQGTEHDATPITMALNGAAAVPRACQALSAMLSKNALNPADITILFKMYQATEPPPVELIRVPQFLDLLMDSLFKPGTKINPEHKPKYIYLLAYAVSIHETYKKMVRKGVIKEELKATTQAIEKVHMICNEKKGSSELIPELGTLYNCIRFPVVALGVVRWVDFTVSEKSYFKLSTEHTPLHLALLDEVATLHNTLHQKVLDLLIRLFEMPQEDLDVLVQLEMKKMLLDRMVHLLSRGCAVSVVNYIKTCWQRQDTDISLIRYFVTEVLDIIAPPYTAEFVNLFLPLVENEEIRGTVRPEGENDPVSEFIMLCKSNYLMQN